The following coding sequences are from one Pyrobaculum sp. 3827-6 window:
- a CDS encoding FAD-binding oxidoreductase, giving the protein MSLAELKRRLGEEKVVDDVDILKIYARDPATFDYELPLAVVYAESAEDVVAAVNYAVENKLFITQVFHSTSLSGNAATVDRRTIVLSSERMNKIFEVSDVDWLAVVQPGIKIDELNLELMGYGLQWPVDPASSKTASVGGAIVNGGGGMRGAKYGPASHWVLALEVVIGTGERIRLGCRTLKCREGYDLLHLFVGSEGTLGVVTEATIRLAPLPEAFVGVVAQYGDPASLARAVVEARRRRMWLMVAEFMDDLGSEFVGLERRYTLWMGIDVVEGSEGAVLARLREVAEAAGGRVTAEAGDWRTFFKLLEPRRALYPAPVKRAVEAYGGNAVIWMGDVAVPLSRLPEALLAMRRAAEKFGVPTIFGGHVGDGNIHPVLWFDRTDEAGKKRAVELYRYFGSIALELGGTVSAEHGIGLHKRDMLKMSVEKRGSPPVLRLMEGIKKVFDPYGVFNPGKIFPPSQ; this is encoded by the coding sequence ATGAGCCTCGCCGAGTTGAAGAGGAGGCTTGGCGAGGAGAAGGTTGTAGACGATGTAGACATCCTCAAGATATATGCAAGGGACCCCGCCACGTTTGATTACGAACTGCCCCTGGCGGTTGTGTATGCCGAGAGCGCCGAGGACGTGGTGGCCGCCGTCAACTACGCCGTGGAGAACAAGCTCTTCATCACGCAGGTGTTCCACTCCACAAGCCTCTCCGGCAACGCCGCCACGGTGGACAGGAGGACCATCGTCCTGTCCTCAGAGAGGATGAATAAGATATTCGAAGTCTCCGACGTGGACTGGCTGGCGGTGGTCCAGCCGGGTATAAAAATCGACGAGCTTAATCTAGAGCTCATGGGCTACGGCTTGCAGTGGCCTGTGGACCCCGCCTCTTCTAAAACCGCGTCGGTGGGCGGGGCGATTGTCAACGGCGGGGGCGGCATGAGGGGCGCCAAGTACGGCCCCGCCTCCCACTGGGTCCTCGCGCTGGAGGTTGTCATCGGAACTGGCGAGAGGATTAGGTTGGGGTGCCGCACTTTGAAGTGTAGAGAGGGCTACGACCTCCTGCACCTATTCGTGGGGAGCGAGGGGACGCTGGGCGTCGTAACCGAGGCCACAATTAGGCTTGCGCCTTTGCCGGAGGCCTTCGTGGGGGTGGTGGCCCAGTACGGCGACCCGGCCTCGCTGGCCAGGGCCGTCGTGGAGGCGAGGAGAAGGCGTATGTGGCTGATGGTGGCCGAGTTCATGGACGACCTAGGCTCTGAGTTCGTGGGGCTGGAGAGGAGATATACCCTCTGGATGGGGATCGACGTGGTGGAAGGATCTGAGGGGGCTGTGCTGGCGCGGCTGAGGGAGGTGGCGGAGGCCGCCGGGGGGCGCGTGACGGCGGAGGCGGGGGACTGGAGGACGTTTTTTAAACTACTGGAGCCGAGGAGGGCTCTGTACCCGGCCCCTGTCAAGAGGGCGGTGGAGGCGTATGGGGGAAACGCCGTGATTTGGATGGGAGACGTGGCGGTGCCCCTCTCCCGTCTCCCGGAGGCCCTCCTGGCCATGAGGAGGGCGGCTGAGAAATTCGGCGTGCCGACTATATTCGGCGGCCACGTCGGCGACGGGAATATACACCCAGTGCTCTGGTTCGACAGAACCGACGAGGCGGGTAAGAAGAGGGCCGTGGAGCTCTACAGATATTTCGGCAGTATAGCGCTTGAGCTTGGGGGGACGGTAAGCGCAGAGCACGGCATCGGGCTCCATAAGAGAGATATGCTCAAGATGAGTGTCGAGAAGAGGGGATCGCCCCCAGTCTTGAGACTCATGGAGGGGATCAAGAAGGTGTTTGACC
- a CDS encoding (Fe-S)-binding protein, translating to MIEKLVAEASKCQFCGFCEFACPTYRAVRMRHFGPRGRINIIKNFEGKLSDEALRGVLTCLACGACDPQCPAGIRITETIRAFKAFIIQQRLGL from the coding sequence ATGATTGAGAAGCTCGTCGCAGAGGCCTCTAAGTGCCAGTTCTGCGGCTTCTGCGAATTTGCGTGTCCGACGTACCGGGCGGTTAGGATGAGGCACTTCGGCCCGAGGGGCCGTATCAACATTATTAAAAACTTCGAGGGGAAGCTGTCGGATGAGGCGCTCCGCGGCGTCTTGACGTGTCTGGCCTGCGGCGCCTGCGATCCCCAGTGCCCCGCCGGAATTAGGATTACGGAGACGATACGGGCCTTCAAGGCGTTTATTATACAGCAGAGGCTGGGTTTATGA
- a CDS encoding (Fe-S)-binding protein → MVESWISELRSIVIHSLEKSWLPFPTEAGICESWKQGLESDRESGTVLYTSCMYHLAPVIEKAVENLEKFGVTKGGLRSRLAGVVAKTAGQLLVRPDQSEIRRADEVIRKIYGLLKRRGIRIRLLEREVYSGALLYELGLEKDFADYAQRVAKFFKEAGVREIITVDPHTHYILEKVYPRYVPSFDFKVLSYIDLIDSNGTAVKSFAIHDSCLYARFLGRYDVVRKLLSAGEPVEHPYYTGRDTSGCCGGPIESLFPDVARKVAQIRVRDLAKLSKDVVVQCPICYVNLKRASNGEVRLYYLPEVLL, encoded by the coding sequence TTGGTGGAGAGCTGGATCTCTGAGCTTCGGAGTATTGTCATCCACTCTCTGGAGAAGTCTTGGCTTCCGTTTCCCACCGAGGCCGGGATTTGCGAGTCGTGGAAGCAGGGACTTGAGTCGGATCGGGAGTCTGGCACGGTTCTCTACACGTCGTGTATGTACCACCTCGCCCCCGTTATTGAGAAGGCGGTTGAAAACCTTGAGAAATTCGGCGTGACAAAGGGGGGTCTGAGAAGTAGATTAGCGGGCGTGGTGGCTAAGACGGCTGGGCAACTGCTGGTGAGGCCCGACCAGTCGGAAATCCGGCGCGCCGACGAGGTTATTAGGAAGATTTACGGTTTATTGAAGAGGAGGGGTATAAGAATTAGGTTGCTAGAGAGGGAGGTCTACTCCGGCGCGTTGCTTTATGAACTGGGGCTGGAAAAGGACTTCGCGGACTACGCCCAGAGGGTGGCTAAGTTTTTCAAAGAGGCGGGGGTGAGGGAAATAATCACAGTGGATCCCCACACCCACTACATTCTTGAGAAGGTCTACCCAAGGTACGTGCCTAGCTTTGACTTTAAGGTGCTGAGCTACATAGATTTAATAGATAGTAACGGCACCGCGGTTAAAAGCTTCGCCATACACGACTCGTGTCTCTACGCGCGGTTCCTCGGGAGGTACGACGTCGTTAGGAAGCTCCTCTCCGCTGGTGAGCCCGTTGAGCACCCGTACTACACGGGAAGGGATACCTCCGGCTGTTGCGGCGGGCCGATTGAGTCGCTGTTCCCAGATGTGGCAAGGAAGGTGGCGCAGATCAGGGTGAGGGACCTCGCCAAGTTGTCTAAAGACGTAGTGGTGCAGTGCCCGATCTGCTACGTGAATTTGAAGAGGGCCTCAAACGGCGAGGTGCGGCTCTACTACCTACCGGAGGTGTTGCTATGA